One window of the Camarhynchus parvulus chromosome 2, STF_HiC, whole genome shotgun sequence genome contains the following:
- the NR4A3 gene encoding nuclear receptor subfamily 4 group A member 3 isoform X2: MPCVQAQYSPSPPGSNYASQTYAYGSEYSSDIMNPDYAKLTMDLSSTEITATATTSLPSFSTFMEGYSGSYELKPSCLYQMQTASSGQRPLIKMEDTRLSPYQPSLPPSTDEGMPSTSMYFKQSPPSTPTTPGFPAHQALWDEPPLQPTQTCLPPGHLMDAAPMKTVPPRFPLFHFKHSPPHTPSAAAHMCYDPASLSLPLGSDRPAASQAPMEGHSYGLHLAKRPATLAFSPLGLNAATSSLMGESSGSGSSGLPSPPSRSSSSGEGTCAVCGDNAACQHYGVRTCEGCKGFFKRTVQKNAKYVCLANKNCPVDKRRRNRCQYCRFQKCLSVGMVKEVVRTDSLKGRRGRLPSKPKSPLQQEPSQPSPPSPPISMMNALVRALTDSTPRELDYSRVCLTFLSLFAFCTEMICKLHFSLPAALPK; this comes from the exons ATGCCCTGTGTGCAAGCGCAGTATAGTCCTTCACCGCCCGGTTCGAATTATGCATCCCAGACCTACGCCTATGGCTCGGAGTACAGCTCAGACATCATGAACCCTGACTATGCCAAGCTGACCATGGACCTGAGCAGTACCGAAatcactgccactgccaccacctcCCTTCCCAGCTTCAGCACCTTTATGGAGGGTTACTCTGGCAGCTACGAGCTCAAGCCTTCCTGCCTCTACCAAATGCAAACTGCCTCCTCTGGCCAGAGGCCCCTCATAAAGATGGAAGACACCCGGCTGTCCCCATACCAGCCCTCACTGCCCCCGTCTACAGATGAGGGGATGCCCAGCACTTCCATGTACTTCAAGCAATCGCCACCCTCCACGCCCACCACGCCCGGCTTCCCTGCTCACCAGGCCCTGTGGGATGAGCCCCCGCTGCAGCCCACGCAGACCTGCCTGCCTCCCGGGCACCTGATGGACGCCGCCCCCATGAAGACCGTGCCTCCGCGCTTCCCTCTCTTCCACTTCAAGCACTCGCCTCCGCACACGCCGTCCGCGGCCGCCCACATGTGCTACGACCCGGCCTCGCTGAGCCTGCCCCTGGGCTCCGACAGGCCCGCCGCCAGCCAGGCTCCCATGGAGGGCCATTCCTACGGGCTTCACCTGGCCAAAAGACCAGCCACCTTAGCCTTCTCACCGCTCGGCCTCAACGCAGCCACCTCCAGCCTGATGGGCGAGagcagcggcagcggcagcagcggccTCCCGTCCCCTCCCAGCCGGAGCTCTTCGTCCGGGGAAGGCACCTGCGCTGTCTGTGGAGATAATGCCGCCTGCCAGCACTACGGGGTGCGGACATGCGAGGGCTGCAAGGGCTTCTTCAAG AGAACAgttcagaaaaatgcaaaatatgtttGTCTGGCAAATAAAAACTGCCCAGTGGACAAGAGACGTCGTAACAGATGCCAATACTGCCGGTTCCAGAAGTGTCTCAGTGTCGGCATGGTTAAAGAAG TTGTCCGTACTGACAGCCTGAAAGGGAGAAGAGGTCGGCTGCCTTCCAAACCAAAGAGCCCCTTACAGCAAGAACCCTCTCAGCCCTCTCCGCCCTCTCCTCCCATCAGCATGATGAATGCCCTTGTTCGAGCTTTAACCGACTCCACGCCCAGGGAGCTGGACTATTCAAGAGTATGTCTCactttcctttccctgtttgctttctgcacagaaatgatTTGCAAGCTGCATTTCTCCTTACCAGCTGCTTtgccaaaatga